GCCTACGAAGCAGCAAGTCTCATTTGTGAATCTGAGATGCTCCCGCTAACTGAAAAGCAGTTAGCGGTGAGAGTTGTCACCTAACCTAGAACTTGCCGTTATTACTTTCCTCTGATGCCCTATCTGGTTACATTTTAACTGTGATTCTAAAGCATCAATCTTTCTTAAAAGTGACACTCCCCATACTATAGAAATCGCCAATTTGATTGTCATACCTGCAAGCAAGAGTGTGACTATTGTAGAAGCTTTCTTTTGTTGAATTAGCCTTTTTTGTTGTTCTGCAAGTCGTGCTTCAACTTCTCTAGCACGTTCAGCTTCTAATGCTTGCTGCATTTCCCGCCGATCTAATTCTTCACTAGCAGCTAGAAATCTATAATCTAAATTGCTCAAGCTTTTGCCATTTGCCCAAATCTGAGCATCAATTAAAGCTTTTCCACGTAATAAGCGAGATTCATCTGTTTCCTTTGAGGCTATCCATGCATTGAAGGTTTCGTAATAGGGGCGCAAATAAGCTAATTTTTTTCCAACCCATTCTAAATTGAAAACTTCTTGATAAATTCGGTTTTTGATTTGGAGAAAACCTTGCTTTTTCACCACCAAACCAGACAACAACAGTTCTACCTGTTCTCGACTATCGTCGGCTGAAACTTCTACTCCTTGGAGGACTTGCTGATAAATTCCTAGCAATCTGGCGGTAATTTGTTCGTTGCTGAGGATGCGATCGCGAATTGTCCGCAAATGCTCCGGTTCATCTTGTGATTCCCATTTATCGATGATGTGCGATCGCACCACATTTTCTATCCAAAATTCTTCTGTGCCTGGGGGAATTTTTAGCGTTCTACCTACATCATCTTGAGATAAACTCACAATCAGCCGACACAGCTTTTGAGTAAGAAATGGTTGCCCTTTTGTCCAACTTAATACTTCTTTCAAAACTTTCTGAGGATTATTGTCTTTAATATCCAGCCCTAAAGATAGTGGTTGAGCTTCTTCAAATGTGAAACCATTGACGCGAATGGCTTTGCCAAAATTAAACGGTGTAGTATGATTTGAATATAAAATTAAATCTGAAGGCGTAGCAACACCAAAAATTGCAAATGTAATCCGATGATATTCGGGATTAATTGCTCGTTGATTATAACAGAACCTAATGAAGCTAAAAAAGTCATCAACAGAGAAATTAAGACTGAGAATACTATCAATTTCATCAATGAAAATGAATAGTCTTTCGTTAGGAAACTGAGCTAACAGGATTTCCGAAATAAAGCGGCTAAGTTTCTGAATCCAAGAAATATCATTTTGTTCTTGCCACCATGTTTTTAAATTTACTTTTCCTAACAGTTTAAAACCCAACCATAGATCGCCTACAACTCCTTTATACCACTGTTCTGGAGTTATATTTTCGCAACCAATATTAGTCATGTCAACGGTGGCACATCTAAAACCTTCTTGTTGTAAGCGATGTTTTGTTTTTACCATAAGTGAAGATTTGCCCATTTGCCTACAGCTTAGGATGTAGCAAAATTCACCTTGTTTCAAGGCTTCATAAATTTCCACATCTGCTCTCCGCTCAATATAGCTGGGAGCGTCAGTAGTTAAAGTGCCACCAACTTGGTATCGATAACTGTTCATTTGATTTAAAATTTTAAATTATAGGGCTTCCCGATCTATTGAAGTACATCTTAAAACCTCACCCCTTAACCCCTCTCCTTAGCAAGGCTACGGTGTATACACAAGTCGAATTACCCCCCTTAATCCCCCCGATGTATTGGGGGGAAACAAGAGAATCTCGTTCCCTCCCCAATACATACGGGGAGGGTTAGGGTGGGGTAATTCGAGGACTGGTAGTGATTCGATAACTTGTGGTACTCCGTAGCCTTAGCAAGGAGAGGGGAGATAAATTGTCTTTCAACAGTCTACCAGAACCATTACTACCCTGAGTGCTTTCCAAGCTGTTGGCTAAAATAAAGGCGATATAATTCACACATCACCTGAGCTTGATTGCCGTTGAGTTTAACTAAACCCATACTTTCTAACTTATAAGCAGCGATCGCATCTAGCTCTACTTTTTCATCTGTTGCAATTACTTGTTGCATCGCTGACATTAATTCTGGTTCTTTTTGCAGTAAGCTCAACAGTTCTCGTAAATGCTGACTGTAAATTCCCACTGGTGTAGATGCGGTTTCTAATAATACTTCTAATGTCATTTCTTCCTGACATAGATGATATAACGCAAGGCTCACCAAATATGGATGTCCTCCTACCATTGCTTGTAGAGGTGCAAGGCGTTTTGCCCCTTCGGTGTCTGCTGCACAATTTAGCCCGTAACGCAATGCTAAATTCTGTACCTGATTGAGAGTTAACGGTGGCAGCGTAATTGTTATCCCGACATTGAAAGGCGATTGATTAAGCTTGAGTGGAATATAAATTTCTGTGGTGTGAACTACCACCATCCGCAGTTTTTGCCAGAGTTGATCCTGCTTTGCTTGTTCGTGCCAAAATCGCAGCATTGGCAGAAAGTCTTGGGCAATATTAGGATGTTCAAAAACTCGATGGACTTCATTTAAAGCCAAAACTAGAGGACTACAATCAATATATTGCAGCAGATATGCTTCAAAATAGATTTTGCAGCTTACTTTGCTGCCCATTTCTGTATCCCAAAAATCATCTAGACAGGGAAACAGATTTAATTGTCTACTGACATTGACACAAAACCAACGCAAGAATTTATCCAGAGAAGCAAAAACGCCTTCATCAGCCTCCTGAAAGTCCAAATAGACAATTTGATAACCTTGCTCTCTAGCATAAGCAATCATCCGGTTCAGCAGTGAACTTTTTCCTGTCTTTCTGGGTGCTTTGATTCGGATTAAGCAACCAGGGTATAAAATCTCGTTACATACAAGTTCTTCTAGGGGAGGACGATTGATGTAAAGAGGAGAACCCAGTGGGACAGGGCCGCTAGGAAATTCGATCTTGCTTGCTGAAAAAAAGTCTGGAGAAACCATTTCTAAGCTAGATTCTTCAACGAAGAGGCAGGGGGAAGGGGGCAGGGAGCAGGGGAAAATGACCCCTTCCCCCTGCCGTGGAGCGGAGCGGAACATGGGTCTGAGTCCCTCACTTCTGTTAAGTGGTTCTCGTTCAGGTGGGGTCGAATCCCCATCTGAACCTTCTCCCCTGCTCCCTGCTCCCTGCTCTCTTGCCTCTTTTTCAACAAAATCTTGTTGACTCTGATTTTTCTGATTGCCTATCTTGTCTTGCAGGTATTTCTGCAAGGCTAAATGCAGGTTTTTTTTCGTTATTTTTTTTCCCAGTGCTGCGGAAAGGTCTTGCCACAACTCAGAGCCAACTTCCTTGATGTAATTGTCGCGGTAGCCTGATTCCTCTGCCATTTCACCGTAAGTTTTGCCCAACCATGACTGAGACAGCACAAAATACTGAATGGAAGCAAGAGGCTTGTCTTGCAGAATTGTTTCTACTGCTTGCAGAATATCTTCTACTGACATTATTAAAGATTAAACAATTAGTAGATGAATTTATCTATTTTGACCTATTAATAATATACAACCGAATAAATACTTAAAAAAAGAAAAATAAATTTTTCCAGATAAATATTTTTGGACTCTGATACTGCTTACTTAAAAAAGCTTGCTCGGTCAAGTATTAACCTAAGAAGATTGGGTTTTAGAAAAGTGGAGAAAGACATCACTTTTTCAGTGCCAGAGTCAAGCCATCTGCGATCGCTACTAAACTCAGACTAACTCGCGCGTCTTGATGGAGCTTTTGATTAAAGGCACGAATCCTTTTAGTTCTATTATCCTGCACTTGGGGGTCGGCAACCCTGCCTGACCAGAGGACATTATCGATCGCAATTAGTCCCCCCGGCCGCACTAATTGCAGCGATCGCTCATAATAAGCATCATAGTTGCTCTTATCTGCATCGATGAAAGCAAAATCAAAGCTTTCCGCTTCTCCCGTTGCGAGTAACCGATCTAAAGTTTCCAGGGCTGGGGCAATGTGCAGTTGAATTTTATCCGCCACTCCAGCTTGCTGCCAATAACGCCGAGCGATCGTTGTAAATTCTTCACTCACATCACAGCCTACCACCTTCCCATCCTTCGGTAACGCCAATGCCACCACCAGGGAACTGTAACCAGTAAATACCCCAACTTCCAGAGTTTTTTTCGCTCCCAGCAACTGCACTAATAACGCCAAAAATTGCCCCTGTTCAGGAGCAATCTGCATTCTCCCGACTGGATGCTGGGCTGTTTCCTGTCTCAGTTGGGTTAAAATCTCTGGCTCTCGGAGAGACACTGATAGTAAATAGTCATAGAGATTTTGTTCCAGTCCTAGTGTTTGAGTTGTCATAACGTTCATTCCTTATTTTTGGTGACATACTCCACACACTCCCCTTTCAGGGTGAGTGTGGGCTTCTCAAAGACTCTTCTCTAAACTTACCAGTAAAATATTAGACCTCTTAGCTATCCCAACGCATTTGTTATTTCGGCGAACGCATTTGTTATTTCGGCGAACGCATTTGTTATTTCGGCGAACTCATTTGTTATTTCGGCGAACTCATTTGTTATTTCGGCGAACGCATTTGTTATTTCGGCGAACTCATTTGTTATTTCAGCGAACTCATTTGTTATTTCAGCGAACTCATTTGTTATTTCAGCGAACTCATTTGTTATTTCGGCGAACGCATTTGTTATTTCAGCGAACGCATTTGTTATTTCGGCGAACGCATTTGTTATTTCGGCGTATCCATAAAGCACCCTCCTAAACTACTAGAAGAGTTAAAACCTATACTGGTCATACTTGTGTGTACACCGTAGCTTAAAAAAGGGGGGGACTAGAATCAAAGTCCCCCTTTATAAGGGGGATTTAGGGGGATCTTCAACGATTTTGGTTTTGTACAGAGATGTGTGTACACCGTAGCCTTTGCAAGGGGAGGGTTAGGGTGGGGTAAAACTAACGCTCAAACCCAGATGAGTAAGCTATTTCAGGCTTGTGTGTACACCGTAGCCCAAGGATGGGAAAGGGATTTAGGGTCAGGGCAATTAATTCCATGCAAGAGGTCTATTCAAGCTGTCGTCTGGAATAAGGCTCGACTGTTGTGTAAGAACTTCATAGCTGAACTTTGATGACCTAGAGGTTTTTCTCATGCCTATCGATCTATTAAGCCGCAAAAAAACTCATTTTGTCTTGTGGCGTGTCGGTGCTTCAGAACTAGCTCCCACTCTCTACATTGGCAACACGACTCCCGAAAGCCCAGACAGATTAGCTAAATTTAGAGAAATTCCGCTTCGTCAATCAGCAGAATTTCCAGAATTGTGGGAAGTTTCGGCTCAAGAGTCTGGTTTGACTGAAGGAAAGGTTTACTTTTACTGGTTTAAAGTCCGCAACTCAGACCCCTACAGTTCTGCTAATATTAACCAAACTCTCTACTGCACAGATCCAACAGCGACCACTGTAGATCGACGCTTTCCTGCACCAACGCCGTCAGAATCGGGAGGCGTTACTAGCTTTGATCCGGCAAGCGTCGTGCTTTATCAAAATGGAACGCTGATTCCCTGCGATCCCGAAGGGCAAACTGTAAATTGGGAAGGCGATGCTCCTTTAGAGACACTGCCAACCAATAATCAATTGGTGATTTACGAATTACCAACCCGATGGACAAAGATTAGCTCAAATGGATTAATTGAAGAAGGAACTGGTACATTTCGTGACGTACTGGCACTGTTGATCCCAGAAGCGATCGCTCCGACTTTTCCGATGATTACCGCCTTGAAGAACCGCGCTCATCTTGCAGAACTGGGAATCAACGCCTTAGAACTTCTGCCACCAGAAGATAGTGATGATAATCTCAATTGGGGCTATGGTACAGCAAATTATTTTGCCGCAGATTTTGACTTGGGTCATCCAGATAGCCAGTCAGCACCGACTGCTTCAACTGATTTAGCTCATCTGATTAAAGTCTGCCATCAGCAAGGGTTGCGCTTTTTTGTGGATGTGGTGATGGCATTCTCGCGGAATAATCCTTACCATAACGTTAATTTTTTGGAATTTTATATCAAATGGGCCAGTGGCGATCCAGAACAAGGGTCAAGAGATGGCTTTGGTGGGGATTTATTTAAGTACAACTATTGGGTAGAGGGCTATAATCCCACTACTGGGCAAAAGTCCAGGCTTGTGCCAGCCCGTGAATACTTAAAAGCCCATATAGCCCACTGGTTAGAATACTATCGGGTTGATGGTCTGCGCTTGGATAGCGTGAACAATATTGCCAACTATGACTTTTTGCAAGAATTTAAGGATTTTGCCCGCACCCTTTGGGACAAAAGAGGCGGAAGCGGCGATCGCTTCCTCGTAGTTGGCGAAGAGTTGAGTGTACCCCTATCTCTGATCAAACAAAATCGTCTGGATGGACTTTGGAATGAAAAATTTAAGCAAATCATCCGACAAGTGATTTTAGGTAAGAATGCCTGGGATGAACCTAGCTTTGAATGGAGTATCCGCAAACTAATTGATTGTCGAAACTTAGGCTTTACAGATGGCTCTCAGGCGGTCAACTATATAACTTCCCATGATGTTGGCGGTTATGGTAATGAGCGTTTCTTCAACTACCTGGTTAGTAATGGAATTGCTAATACTGAACCGCGCATTAAGTTAGCATTTGTATCCCTGCTTACCTCTGTTGGAATTCCCATGATCCTTGCCGGAGACGAATTTGCCGATCAGCAAGATTTGCCTCCAACAGATGACCATAAACAGATTGATCCAGTTAACTACAGCCGTGTGAAAGATGATTGGCGGCAACGCATTTTCCAATACGTTGCAAGGTTAGTTCGCTTGCGTAAGACTTCCGAAGCTTTAGCTGTGAATGATACTAAGTTTATTCATGTTGACTTTAATGATGGTAAGCGAGTTCTAGTCTGGCAGCGTGGTAATAAAGCCGATCAATTAGTAGTTGTAGTAGCGAATTTCTCCGACTACGGTACTCCTCCTGCTTCTGAGTACAGAGTACCGAATTGGCCTACAACCCCAGTTGGCAAACAGTGGAAGGAAATTACTCAAGAGCGGATAGTTCCATCAGAATGGGTAGGCAGAGAAGGTATCTTCCCGTGGGAAGCGAAAGTGTACGCTCTAGTTTAATCTTAGGGATTTCCAAGGAATAAATTATCCCAATAAACGAACCACAGAGACAAGGCAGCGCAGTCTTCTCCCAAAGGGAGAGGCTAGCGCCAAGGGGGTTTCCCCCATGAGCGACTGCCGCGCGCAGAGAAGCCAGTGCGCCCTTGCGGTTCCCCGACTTGTAGCAACTGGCGCAACACAGAGAGAGGAGAGATCAAGAGGATTTTTGCGTCAGTTTTGGGATATTTTTTTATTTGGAAGTCCCTTAATGCTGCCCGGTTAAATCTGAAACTCTTATTTCTTTGTGTCCTTTGCGTCCTTTGCGGTTCGTTTTTTGATGATTTTGCGTAAGTCCTGGATCTATCGGCCATGTAGATTGCAATTATTATGCAATTAACCAGCGCCCAGACATTCTATATGTAGATATATATTGCATACCAAGGCTTTGCTTGAGTTACTACCCTAAACCCTTCTAGAATAAAAACTATTGTAGGGAAATTGTATTAATAAACATTACTTATATTCTGGGAGGTATGATGAGCCGTCCAATAATTCTTGGTATTGTCGGCGATAGCGCTGCTGGGAAAACAACACTGACGCGGGGAATCGCTCAGGCACTCGGCCCAGAAAATGTCACAATCATCTGTACAGATGATTATCACCGTTACGATCGCCAACAACGTGCAGAAATTGGCATCACTGCCCTTCACCCAGACTGCAATTACTTAGATATTATGCAGCAACACCTATCGTTGCTACGTACGGGACAGCCAATTCTTAAGCCAGTTTACAGCCATAAAACAGGCACATTCGAGCCACCGCAGTATATCAAGCCCGGTAAATTTGTGATTATTGAGGGATTACTCGGTTATTCTACTCGTGCCGCCCGTGATTCTTACGATGTTAAAGTCTATCTTGCACCTCCTGAAGAAGTACGCGCTAAATGGAAAGTCAAGCGAGATACACAAAAGCGGGGCTACACTCCTGAACAGGTGCTAGCAGAACTAGAAAAGCGCGAACCAGACTCAGCCCAGTTTATCCGTCCGCAACGGCAATGGTCTGATATAGTCATTAGTTTCTATCCACCCACCGATGAAGCGGACGAAACTAATGGACACCTGAATGTCCGAC
This Nostoc sp. KVJ3 DNA region includes the following protein-coding sequences:
- a CDS encoding AAA-like domain-containing protein gives rise to the protein MSVEDILQAVETILQDKPLASIQYFVLSQSWLGKTYGEMAEESGYRDNYIKEVGSELWQDLSAALGKKITKKNLHLALQKYLQDKIGNQKNQSQQDFVEKEAREQGAGSRGEGSDGDSTPPEREPLNRSEGLRPMFRSAPRQGEGVIFPCSLPPSPCLFVEESSLEMVSPDFFSASKIEFPSGPVPLGSPLYINRPPLEELVCNEILYPGCLIRIKAPRKTGKSSLLNRMIAYAREQGYQIVYLDFQEADEGVFASLDKFLRWFCVNVSRQLNLFPCLDDFWDTEMGSKVSCKIYFEAYLLQYIDCSPLVLALNEVHRVFEHPNIAQDFLPMLRFWHEQAKQDQLWQKLRMVVVHTTEIYIPLKLNQSPFNVGITITLPPLTLNQVQNLALRYGLNCAADTEGAKRLAPLQAMVGGHPYLVSLALYHLCQEEMTLEVLLETASTPVGIYSQHLRELLSLLQKEPELMSAMQQVIATDEKVELDAIAAYKLESMGLVKLNGNQAQVMCELYRLYFSQQLGKHSG
- a CDS encoding AAA-like domain-containing protein, yielding MNSYRYQVGGTLTTDAPSYIERRADVEIYEALKQGEFCYILSCRQMGKSSLMVKTKHRLQQEGFRCATVDMTNIGCENITPEQWYKGVVGDLWLGFKLLGKVNLKTWWQEQNDISWIQKLSRFISEILLAQFPNERLFIFIDEIDSILSLNFSVDDFFSFIRFCYNQRAINPEYHRITFAIFGVATPSDLILYSNHTTPFNFGKAIRVNGFTFEEAQPLSLGLDIKDNNPQKVLKEVLSWTKGQPFLTQKLCRLIVSLSQDDVGRTLKIPPGTEEFWIENVVRSHIIDKWESQDEPEHLRTIRDRILSNEQITARLLGIYQQVLQGVEVSADDSREQVELLLSGLVVKKQGFLQIKNRIYQEVFNLEWVGKKLAYLRPYYETFNAWIASKETDESRLLRGKALIDAQIWANGKSLSNLDYRFLAASEELDRREMQQALEAERAREVEARLAEQQKRLIQQKKASTIVTLLLAGMTIKLAISIVWGVSLLRKIDALESQLKCNQIGHQRKVITASSRLGDNSHR
- a CDS encoding class I SAM-dependent methyltransferase, encoding MTTQTLGLEQNLYDYLLSVSLREPEILTQLRQETAQHPVGRMQIAPEQGQFLALLVQLLGAKKTLEVGVFTGYSSLVVALALPKDGKVVGCDVSEEFTTIARRYWQQAGVADKIQLHIAPALETLDRLLATGEAESFDFAFIDADKSNYDAYYERSLQLVRPGGLIAIDNVLWSGRVADPQVQDNRTKRIRAFNQKLHQDARVSLSLVAIADGLTLALKK
- a CDS encoding alpha-amylase family glycosyl hydrolase — its product is MPIDLLSRKKTHFVLWRVGASELAPTLYIGNTTPESPDRLAKFREIPLRQSAEFPELWEVSAQESGLTEGKVYFYWFKVRNSDPYSSANINQTLYCTDPTATTVDRRFPAPTPSESGGVTSFDPASVVLYQNGTLIPCDPEGQTVNWEGDAPLETLPTNNQLVIYELPTRWTKISSNGLIEEGTGTFRDVLALLIPEAIAPTFPMITALKNRAHLAELGINALELLPPEDSDDNLNWGYGTANYFAADFDLGHPDSQSAPTASTDLAHLIKVCHQQGLRFFVDVVMAFSRNNPYHNVNFLEFYIKWASGDPEQGSRDGFGGDLFKYNYWVEGYNPTTGQKSRLVPAREYLKAHIAHWLEYYRVDGLRLDSVNNIANYDFLQEFKDFARTLWDKRGGSGDRFLVVGEELSVPLSLIKQNRLDGLWNEKFKQIIRQVILGKNAWDEPSFEWSIRKLIDCRNLGFTDGSQAVNYITSHDVGGYGNERFFNYLVSNGIANTEPRIKLAFVSLLTSVGIPMILAGDEFADQQDLPPTDDHKQIDPVNYSRVKDDWRQRIFQYVARLVRLRKTSEALAVNDTKFIHVDFNDGKRVLVWQRGNKADQLVVVVANFSDYGTPPASEYRVPNWPTTPVGKQWKEITQERIVPSEWVGREGIFPWEAKVYALV
- a CDS encoding phosphoribulokinase, with translation MSRPIILGIVGDSAAGKTTLTRGIAQALGPENVTIICTDDYHRYDRQQRAEIGITALHPDCNYLDIMQQHLSLLRTGQPILKPVYSHKTGTFEPPQYIKPGKFVIIEGLLGYSTRAARDSYDVKVYLAPPEEVRAKWKVKRDTQKRGYTPEQVLAELEKREPDSAQFIRPQRQWSDIVISFYPPTDEADETNGHLNVRLVLRPTIPHPDFTVITNSSYGNSDSAIRLGLDRDMCKPVDVLEVDGHATLEQVNKLEHIICSDMPHLRSICDRESNPELGKIAGTTGETLQSYPLALTQLIITYHMLKATQIYQ